Proteins from a genomic interval of Paenibacillus sp. FSL H8-0048:
- a CDS encoding DUF948 domain-containing protein: protein MIIELSVALAAIAFAVLVFFLIKTLKSAKDSLDKVSQTLQEVQKTIDELTYEVKTTVRHANDITADVQGKIQKIDPIVDSVKNLGDVMNELTLTVKQVSVTVIEKFRKSRELKDKAKSVSIAEVPLTPAEERTVQSYEAVSSTKPKGKIAAALKGVDAAAAIWQKFRH from the coding sequence ATGATCATTGAACTTAGCGTTGCACTGGCTGCTATCGCCTTTGCAGTACTCGTATTCTTTTTAATCAAAACCTTGAAATCGGCGAAGGACTCGCTCGACAAGGTCAGCCAGACGCTGCAGGAGGTTCAGAAGACTATCGATGAGCTTACCTATGAAGTGAAAACAACAGTCCGGCATGCCAATGACATCACTGCCGATGTCCAGGGCAAAATCCAGAAGATTGACCCGATCGTGGATTCCGTGAAGAATCTGGGCGATGTTATGAACGAGCTGACATTGACCGTGAAGCAGGTATCGGTAACGGTAATTGAGAAATTCCGTAAATCACGTGAACTGAAGGATAAGGCAAAATCGGTATCTATCGCAGAAGTCCCGTTAACACCGGCGGAGGAGAGAACCGTTCAATCCTATGAGGCAGTGAGTTCAACCAAACCCAAGGGCAAGATTGCTGCAGCCCTCAAAGGCGTGGATGCAGCCGCCGCGATCTGGCAGAAATTCCGCCACTAA
- a CDS encoding DUF1328 domain-containing protein, giving the protein MLRWSIILLVVALIAGIFGFFNIVAAAVGIAKVLFYIFLILFVVSLFMGRRGRSM; this is encoded by the coding sequence ATGCTCAGATGGTCCATAATTCTGCTGGTAGTGGCCCTGATTGCCGGTATCTTCGGCTTCTTCAATATCGTGGCGGCGGCTGTCGGCATCGCCAAAGTATTGTTCTACATCTTCCTGATCCTCTTCGTGGTCTCACTCTTTATGGGGCGCAGGGGACGATCCATGTAG
- a CDS encoding general stress protein yields MDSTGTQAYAKLLENGVQAIEEVNRLRSSGYTREDLYVISHDEDREGRIVDAADTNEVGLSEEGLFGAIANLFRSRGDALRFKITSLGFSAAEAAFYEKELDTGKVLVIAKRNPQ; encoded by the coding sequence ATGGATTCAACCGGTACACAGGCTTATGCCAAGCTGCTGGAGAACGGCGTTCAAGCGATAGAAGAAGTGAATCGGCTCCGCAGCAGCGGCTACACCAGAGAGGATCTTTATGTGATCAGTCACGATGAAGACCGCGAAGGGCGTATCGTAGACGCCGCAGATACTAATGAAGTGGGGCTGAGCGAAGAAGGGCTGTTCGGTGCCATTGCCAACCTCTTCCGTTCGCGTGGCGACGCTTTACGCTTCAAGATTACTTCACTGGGCTTCAGCGCAGCGGAGGCGGCATTTTACGAGAAAGAGCTGGATACTGGCAAGGTTCTGGTGATTGCCAAAAGAAACCCACAATAA
- a CDS encoding SpoIIE family protein phosphatase, which produces MRILIVDDNPTNVIIIREILKKEDYRNFITASSAKDMLKLLGVGAGEENGQPRPSDVDLILLDMMMPEMDGIEACRVVQQYEHLKDIPIIMVTAVGDSKKLAEALDAGAVDYVTKPINKVELMARIRLALRLKREKDWHKERDQRIQDELKLAALVQNAVLSLPLAEESLEVHAIYQPSFELAGDLYAWYPLGDGRYAVILLDMMGHGISSSLFCMFLASVLKDTVTTYVEPEKVIQELNRRFNQLYIEKQLVQYYFTAIYLVIDTRMKRINYVNAGHPPALFFEGNAKTPVLLESNCHPVGLFDRIDIQQQSLSYEDEGHLVLFTDGLLEMVEGGQEEQLQFMIGHLNTTHDWQEELVRAAFLSEPVNADRDDDKCLVWISLKKGTDME; this is translated from the coding sequence TTGAGAATATTAATCGTAGACGACAATCCTACCAATGTAATTATCATTCGTGAGATCCTCAAGAAGGAAGATTACCGGAATTTCATAACGGCTTCGTCCGCTAAAGATATGCTGAAGCTGCTCGGCGTCGGTGCAGGGGAAGAGAACGGGCAGCCCCGGCCGTCTGACGTGGACCTGATTCTGCTGGATATGATGATGCCGGAGATGGATGGGATTGAAGCCTGCCGTGTAGTTCAGCAATATGAGCATCTGAAGGATATTCCTATTATTATGGTTACGGCTGTAGGTGACTCTAAGAAGCTTGCCGAGGCGCTGGATGCCGGAGCGGTGGATTATGTGACGAAGCCCATCAACAAGGTGGAGCTGATGGCCCGCATCCGCCTCGCGCTGCGGCTGAAGCGTGAGAAGGACTGGCATAAGGAGCGGGACCAGCGGATACAGGATGAATTGAAGCTGGCTGCCCTGGTGCAGAATGCGGTACTCAGTTTGCCGCTGGCCGAGGAGAGCCTGGAGGTGCATGCCATCTATCAGCCTTCCTTCGAGCTGGCCGGAGATCTGTATGCCTGGTATCCGCTGGGGGACGGGCGTTATGCGGTGATTCTGCTGGATATGATGGGCCATGGGATCTCGTCTTCCCTGTTCTGTATGTTCCTGGCCTCTGTGCTGAAGGATACTGTAACTACGTATGTGGAGCCGGAAAAAGTCATTCAGGAGCTGAACAGACGATTCAATCAGCTCTATATTGAGAAGCAGCTGGTCCAGTATTATTTCACGGCCATTTATCTTGTCATTGATACCCGCATGAAGCGGATTAATTATGTGAATGCCGGGCATCCGCCGGCGCTGTTCTTTGAAGGGAACGCTAAGACTCCGGTGCTGCTTGAGAGCAATTGTCACCCTGTGGGCCTGTTTGACCGGATCGATATCCAGCAGCAGAGCCTTAGCTATGAGGATGAGGGGCATCTGGTGCTGTTCACGGACGGCCTTTTGGAGATGGTGGAGGGAGGTCAGGAGGAGCAGCTGCAATTCATGATCGGACATTTGAATACCACTCATGACTGGCAGGAAGAACTGGTACGCGCTGCATTCCTGAGCGAGCCTGTTAACGCGGACCGGGATGACGATAAATGTCTGGTCTGGATCTCGCTGAAGAAAGGAACCGATATGGAATGA
- a CDS encoding response regulator: MKIKAKLLIGFSAMLAIMLALTLIGYDRLHYMSSQLDSYQERYSKGRASSGLRGEVNDMARILTTSMLNADTVTLEAQKAEIDSKVLKSAEHLKNIKASLKTAEELQILSRIENSYSAYLKYQDKVLEMLGAGYFQNANTYRNAEGQDVQNEVLNSLNALSDYNAFRMTEETANAQEASSRSIQMVTLIMVLGLLLGLGVILWVIPSITRGLSVVSMMITSFGNGKMRAIRRIKVKSKDEIGDVARVFQRMAEDIEQKQELERSYSQAQSDQAWLNANIARITELLRGVSSLDQVSQTFISEFTPVLGAQYGAVYLKSQDNPNLLVSSAFYAGEEGVTPKESFEIGQGLIGQSALDKLPIKLTEAPDNYISVSSGFGEAHPSYISIHPLLFEDEVLGVVEFASFTPFSVLQNELLHQLSSNLGIILNNISRRLVVEELLRESQALTEELQCQSEELQTQQEELRRSNENLEEQTDALKRSEELLQRQQEELEHYNTELVAKTRALQDQVQEVEEKKDEIEHARMQLEKQAMQLAVTSKYKSEFLANMSHELRTPLNSLLILSQLLTENKEGNLSEKQVEFAHTIYMSGADLLKMIDEILDLSKVDAGKMELNHEEIPLIELKTFVKQNFAPLAAKKGLSLRLSFDEPLPDSVYSDSHRLKQILRNLLSNAFKFTSEGYVEFSVSRADVKRLPAYLPHDYDYIAIAVKDSGIGIPSDKMDIVFEAFQQVDGTTSRKYGGTGLGLSISRELARLMGGAIGLESREGQGSVFTLYLPVQGNFSLLPGAVEAAPAGEPLQLEEFREELSWDRAGDIAPTPVMPVVVEDDRDSLASGDKVLLIIEDDESFAKILLGMARGRGFKGLVALQGDTGLQMAKTLLPDAIILDIQLPVMDGWSILRELKSDSQTRHIPVHVISVNDEMKQGLMMGAMAYLRKPSSREALDRAFSQIENYTASTMKHLLIVEDDDIQRRSIEELIGHDDVVITAVSSGQEALNELHKQRYDCMVLDLMLDDMTGFELLDQIRDDEELNDLPIIIYTGKDLDSKEETKLRKYAESIIIKDVRSPERLLDETTLFMHRVEANLPEDKRKILQKLHNKEELFDGKKILLVDDDIRNVFALSSVLEGYHMEVKFAENGREAIDMLVEQTDYDLVLMDMMMPEMDGYEAMRRIRQMPQYQKLPIIALTAKAMKEDRAKCIEAGASDYMKKPISTDQLLSLMRVWLYS; encoded by the coding sequence ATGAAGATAAAGGCTAAACTGCTGATCGGGTTCAGTGCCATGCTGGCAATTATGCTTGCGCTGACCCTGATCGGGTATGACAGGCTTCATTATATGAGCAGCCAGCTGGACAGCTACCAGGAGAGATACAGCAAGGGCCGGGCTTCTTCAGGACTTCGCGGGGAAGTGAACGACATGGCAAGGATATTGACCACCTCCATGCTTAATGCCGATACTGTAACCCTGGAAGCGCAGAAGGCGGAGATTGACAGCAAGGTTCTCAAGTCAGCGGAGCATCTGAAGAACATTAAGGCTTCGCTGAAGACCGCAGAGGAACTGCAAATATTATCCCGGATTGAGAACTCCTATTCTGCGTATCTGAAATATCAGGATAAGGTTCTGGAGATGCTGGGAGCCGGATACTTTCAGAATGCCAACACGTACCGTAACGCAGAAGGGCAGGACGTTCAGAACGAGGTGCTGAACAGTCTGAATGCGTTGTCTGATTATAATGCCTTCCGCATGACCGAGGAGACGGCCAATGCCCAGGAGGCTTCGAGCCGATCGATTCAGATGGTCACACTGATCATGGTCTTGGGGCTGCTGCTGGGGCTGGGTGTCATTCTGTGGGTGATACCGAGTATCACACGCGGCCTAAGCGTCGTCTCCATGATGATTACCAGCTTCGGCAACGGCAAGATGCGGGCGATCCGCAGGATCAAGGTGAAATCGAAGGATGAGATTGGCGATGTAGCACGGGTATTCCAGCGGATGGCTGAGGATATTGAGCAGAAGCAGGAGCTGGAGAGATCCTATTCCCAGGCACAGAGTGACCAGGCTTGGCTGAATGCCAACATTGCCCGGATTACCGAGCTGCTGCGCGGTGTCAGCTCACTGGATCAGGTATCCCAGACCTTCATCAGTGAGTTCACGCCGGTGCTGGGAGCACAGTATGGTGCCGTCTACCTGAAGAGCCAGGACAATCCGAACCTGCTGGTCAGCAGTGCCTTTTATGCCGGTGAGGAGGGGGTTACGCCGAAGGAGAGCTTCGAGATTGGCCAGGGCCTAATCGGGCAGAGCGCCTTGGATAAGCTGCCGATCAAGCTGACAGAGGCGCCTGACAACTATATCTCGGTGTCTTCGGGATTCGGGGAAGCGCATCCGAGTTATATTTCCATTCACCCGCTTTTATTCGAGGATGAAGTGCTGGGTGTAGTAGAATTCGCATCCTTCACACCGTTCTCGGTGCTGCAGAATGAACTGCTTCATCAGCTCTCCAGTAATCTGGGGATTATTCTGAACAACATCAGCCGCAGGCTAGTGGTTGAGGAATTGCTGCGCGAATCGCAGGCACTGACCGAAGAGCTGCAATGCCAGTCGGAAGAGCTGCAGACCCAGCAGGAGGAGCTGCGCCGCTCCAACGAGAATCTGGAGGAGCAGACGGATGCCCTGAAGCGTTCAGAGGAGCTGCTGCAGCGCCAGCAGGAAGAGCTGGAGCATTACAATACAGAGCTGGTCGCCAAGACCCGTGCACTGCAGGATCAGGTGCAGGAGGTTGAGGAGAAGAAGGATGAAATCGAGCATGCCCGCATGCAGTTGGAGAAGCAGGCTATGCAGCTTGCAGTAACCAGCAAATACAAATCCGAATTCCTGGCCAATATGTCCCATGAGCTGCGCACACCGCTGAACAGCCTGCTCATTCTCTCCCAGCTCCTTACGGAGAATAAGGAAGGCAATCTGAGCGAGAAGCAGGTGGAATTTGCCCATACCATCTATATGTCAGGTGCAGATCTGCTTAAGATGATTGACGAGATTCTTGATTTGTCCAAGGTCGATGCCGGCAAAATGGAGCTGAATCACGAAGAGATTCCGCTGATTGAGCTGAAGACCTTCGTGAAGCAGAACTTTGCTCCGCTGGCTGCGAAGAAGGGGCTGTCGCTGCGCCTGTCCTTTGACGAGCCGCTGCCGGACAGCGTATATAGCGACAGTCACAGACTGAAGCAGATCCTGCGTAACCTGTTGTCCAATGCCTTCAAATTCACCAGCGAAGGGTATGTGGAATTCTCTGTCAGCCGTGCGGACGTCAAGCGGCTGCCTGCCTATCTGCCGCATGATTATGATTATATTGCCATAGCCGTTAAGGACAGCGGCATCGGTATTCCGTCCGATAAGATGGATATCGTCTTCGAGGCGTTCCAGCAGGTGGATGGGACGACGAGCCGCAAATATGGCGGCACGGGGCTTGGTCTCTCAATCAGCCGCGAATTAGCCCGCCTGATGGGCGGAGCCATCGGACTGGAGTCCCGCGAAGGGCAAGGAAGTGTATTCACACTGTATTTGCCGGTTCAGGGGAACTTCAGCCTGTTGCCGGGAGCGGTAGAAGCCGCTCCTGCCGGGGAGCCCTTGCAGCTTGAGGAGTTCCGGGAGGAACTGTCATGGGATAGAGCAGGGGATATCGCGCCTACACCTGTTATGCCTGTAGTTGTGGAAGATGACCGCGATTCTCTGGCCAGCGGCGACAAGGTGCTGCTGATTATTGAGGATGACGAGAGCTTTGCCAAGATTCTGCTGGGCATGGCCCGCGGGCGCGGCTTCAAGGGACTGGTAGCCCTGCAGGGCGATACCGGCCTGCAGATGGCGAAGACTCTGCTGCCGGACGCGATCATTCTCGACATCCAGCTGCCGGTCATGGACGGCTGGTCGATTCTGAGGGAGCTTAAGAGCGACTCCCAGACACGCCATATTCCGGTGCATGTGATCTCTGTGAATGATGAGATGAAGCAGGGGCTCATGATGGGAGCGATGGCCTATCTTAGAAAGCCGTCCTCGCGTGAAGCGCTGGACCGGGCCTTCTCGCAGATTGAGAATTACACCGCCAGCACGATGAAGCATCTCCTGATCGTCGAGGACGACGATATCCAGCGCCGCTCTATTGAGGAGCTTATCGGACATGATGATGTAGTGATTACGGCGGTGTCTTCAGGTCAAGAGGCTCTGAATGAACTGCACAAGCAGAGATATGATTGTATGGTGCTTGATCTGATGCTGGATGATATGACCGGCTTCGAGCTGCTGGATCAGATCCGTGACGATGAGGAGCTAAACGATCTGCCGATTATTATATATACCGGCAAGGATCTGGACAGCAAGGAAGAGACCAAGCTGCGCAAATATGCGGAATCCATTATCATCAAGGATGTCCGCTCGCCGGAACGGCTTTTGGATGAGACAACGCTCTTCATGCACCGGGTAGAAGCAAATCTGCCGGAGGATAAGCGTAAAATCCTGCAAAAGCTGCACAATAAAGAGGAGCTGTTTGACGGCAAAAAAATTCTGCTCGTCGATGATGATATCCGCAACGTCTTTGCCCTCTCCAGTGTGCTCGAAGGCTATCACATGGAAGTGAAATTTGCCGAGAACGGCCGCGAGGCCATCGACATGCTTGTCG